Within Paenibacillus sp. RUD330, the genomic segment GCCGATCTCGCCGCAGTTGATGCTGCCGCCGAAGCGCTTGCCTGCGGTCATATGGAGCAGGTTGTGGAGCACCTGCGGCGACAAGCCCGTCGTATAGGAGTTGATCAGGAGGAAGAGCGGGTTGTCGGTCAGGATTTCCATGCAGGATTCCAGGAAGGGGAACAGGCTCGATTCCAGCTTCCACATTTCTCCGCCCGGACCTCGTCCATAGGACGGAGGATCCATGATGATGGCATCGTATTTGCTGCCGCGGCGCTGCTCGCGCTGCACGAATTTGAACACATCGTCCGTAATATAGCGGATTGGCCGGTCGGCGAGGCCGGACAGCTGGGCATTCTCCTTGGCCCATTGGACCATGCCCTTGGCTGCGTCGACATGGCAGACGTCGGCTCCGGCCGCTCCGGCTGCAACGGTGGCTCCGCCTGTATAAGCGAACAGATTGAGCACGCGGACAGGGCGGCCTGCGCCGCGGATCTTCTCCATCATCCAGCTCCAGTTGACCGCCTGCTCGGGAAACAGTCCCGTATGCTTGAAGTTCGTCGGCTTGATGTTGAACTTCAATTCTCCGTAGGAGACGGTCCATTTGTCCGGAAGCTGCTTGCTGAAATCCCATTGCCCTCCGCCCGCCGAGCTGCGGTGGTAGTGGCCGTCCGCGTTCGTCCAGCTGCGGCGGTCGCCCCGGTAAGGCCATATGATCTGCGGATCCGGCCGGCGCAGGGTGACATCCCCCCAGCGCTCCAGCTTGTCTCCGTCGCCTGTATCGATAAGTTCGTAGTCTTTCCATTGGTCTGCAATGTACATAGTGGTCTGCTTGGCCCCTTTGCTTCAACAATCGTCCACTTATTATATCGGGTGGCCGTTGGGGAAGCAATGAAAGCGGCAAGGAGAGGGGACATTCGGAGGAACTTGAAAAGAAGAGGAAGATTCGCCTGATCCATGGGGAAAATGGACCTCGTCAGCGAAGCCGGTCTGGGGAGCTTGGGCGGAAGAGAGAATGCGGGAACTGGCAGAGGAAGAGAATGCAGGAACCGGCAAGGAAAGCGAATGCAGGAGCTGATTAGGAGTGGAGGCGGGCAGGAAGGCTTGCGGCGGCAAATCGGACGGGGCGGATAAGCAGCCATAAAAGGCATCCGGGATACCCTGGCAGGGAAGCCGAAGCGCCTGCCCCTCCCGCGGCATGAAGGCAGGCGCCTATTCGGCTTGCTTGAGCACATCCATCATCCGGTCTATGGAACGCTGACGCTTCTCGGCATCCATTCCGTTCAGAATCCTCAGCATTTCAACCGTTTCCGGAGCGACCTGGGCTTCGCTTTGATTTTGCTCTCCGCCGATCATATAATCCAGGGAGACTTCAAAAAACGCGGCTAGCTTGATCAGGGTTTCATAGACAGGCTGGCGGTTATTGATTTCATAATGACTGTAGGCGGAGCGGGTAATGCCGATCTTTTTCGATACCTCCTCCTGGGACATGTTTTTGTTAAGCCGGAGTTCACGCAATCGATCTCCCATCGTCAGGGTCATGTCGGGCCGCTCCTTACTTCATTCTAAGCGGCAGTGCCGGTTGAAGATTGCGGGCATGCGGCGGCACGGCCTCAATCAAACTTTATGATACAATATGTATCATTGTCAAGCGAACGCACGGAGATCCTGTCGGATAACGCGAATCGCAAACACGAATTCAACGCCCGGAACCTTTGCGGGCCACATCGGAAGGAGAGGGAAGGATTGATTCAAACTACGAAGCTGTGGATAGGCGGAAAATGGGTGGAAGGAAGCCGAACCGAGCCGCTCCATGCGCCTTATGGGGGAGAGCGACTGGCGGAAATCGGCTATGCATCGGAGGAGCAGGCCGCGCAAGCCGTCATCGCCGCAAGGGACGCTTTCCGCGATTTCCGTGCCGAGCCCGCCCATCGCAGAAGCTCGATCCTGTATCAGGCTGCCGATCTGCTGGAGCGCCGCAGCGCCGAGGCGGCCGAAATCGCCGCCTTGGAAGCGGGCAAGCCGATCAAGGCGGCGCGGGCTGAGATCGCGCGTACGGTTCAAACCTATCTGTTTGCGGCGGAGGCGGCGAGAAATCTGAGGGGAGAGACGATTCCGATGGACGCGGCTCCCCGCGGCGAAGGACGGAGGGCGATGCTCGGGCGCGAGCCTGTTGGCGTCGTTAGCGCGATCACGCCGTTCAACTTCCCGTTCAACCTCGTCGCCCACAAGGTCGGCCCGGCCATCGCGGCGGGCAACGCGATCGTGCTCAAGCCTGCCGAGCAGACGCCTCTGTCGGCGCTGTTGCTGGCGGAGCTGTTCGAGGAGGCCGGGCTGCCGGACGGCGTGCTGAACATCATTCCGGGCAGCGGCAAGGAGCTCGGGGAGACGCTCTCCTCGCATCCCGATATCGCCTTCGTCACCTTCACCGGCAGTCCGGAGGTGGGCAGGCAGATCCGGGCGCAGGCAGGCCTGCGCAAGGTCACGCTGGAGCTCGGCAGCAACTCTCCGCTGCTGGTCGACCGAGGCTTTTCTACGGAGGAGCTGGTCCGCATCGCCGATGAAGCGGCTGCGGGAGCTTTCGCCTACAATGGACAGGTGTGCATATCGGTGCAGAGGGTGCTCGTGCATGAAGAGCATGTTGAGGAATTCACGGAGCTGCTCGCGGAGCGGGCGCGCAAGCTGACTGCAGGAGATCCGCTCGACGAGCGGACGGACATCACTCCTCTGATCAACAGGCGGGCCGCGGACCGCCTCAAGTCCTGGCTCGAGCGGGCCAAGGAAGGAGGTGCCCGCGTACGCTGCGGCGGCAGCTTCGACGGCTCGCTGATGATGCCGGCCGTGCTCACCGATGTGCCGGAGAACGCGGAGCTCAGCTGCGAGGAGGCGTTCGGTCCCGTTGCGGTGGTGGCGCCTTTCGGCAGCTGGGAGGAAGCCATCGCGGCGGCCAACCGGTCCAAGTTCGGCCTGCAGGCGGGCGTATTCACGAAGAACATGGAGCATGCCCTGCAAGCCGCCGACCGTCTGCACTGCGGCGGCGTCATGATCAACGATGTCCCGACCTTCCGGCTGGACCATATGCCCTACGGAGGGGTCAAGGACAGCGGCAGCGGACGGGAAGGGGTCCGGTACGCCATGGAGGAGATGACGGAGCCGAAGCTCGTCAGCTTCCGCAGCGGATTCTTCGAGAACTGACATGCCGTGCCTGGAAGCCTTTGCAGCTGCGTTCGTCGCAATTTACGAAAGGTTGTCGACAAACATTGAATAAGCGCCGCGTTTTCTTTATAATAGAAGCACAAACGAAGCCGATCCTGTTCAATGACTCCAAGGAGCCGGGATCTTTCCCGGGCCTCCTTGACTTTCAACCTGCCATTGTCAGGCCGCCGGTTACCAAGCCGGCGGCTTTTTGCCGGGCTGATGCTTGCGAGGCGGCTTCATTGTTATCATCCGTACCAACCTTTTTCACTTAACGGAGGTAGTTGGCAAATGACCGACGAATCAAACACTAAACGGCAATGGAATGATTACTTCGGACCCAACCTGGGCTACGTCCAGGAACAGTACGAGCGCTACAGCAGCGATCCCGAATCCGTCGATCCCTCTTTCCGCGACCTGTTCGCGGAGCTGGGCGAACCGCCGGCGGACTTTGCTCCTGCAGCGGTTCACAGTGCTGCTCCGTCCGGCCAGGTTTCCGTCGACGTCTCGCTTCTGAAAAAGCTTGCCGCCGCGGAAAAACTGGTAGGCAACATCCGCACCTACGGCCATCTGGCCGCCAACACCGATCCGCTCGGACTTCGCGCTTCCTCGGATACTCGCCTTGTCGAGCCCGCGACTTTCGATCTCACCGAGTCGGACCTCAGCCGGTTCCCGGCTTCCATCCTCTGGGATCATGCTCCCGCCAGCGTCACGAACGGCTGGCAAGCGATCCAGCAGCTTCGCAAGTCTTACACCCAATCCATCGGATTCGAATTCAGCCACGTCCATACCGAGACGGAACGGGACTGGCTCAGCGCCAAGGCTGAATCCGGCATTGCCAACTCCTCCCTGAACCCGGATGAGCGGAAAGCTCTCCTTGACCTGCTTATTCATGTGGAACAATTCGAAGCGTACTTGCACCGCACGTTCGTCGGCCAAAAAAGGTTCTCCGTGGAAGGCGTCGACATGCTCATTCCGGTCATCGACGAAATCGTCCGCCAATCCGTTCAGAACGGAGCCGAGCATGTCCTGATGGGCATGGCGCACCGGGGCCGCCTGAACGTGCTTGCCCATGTCCTGCGCAAGCCGTACGCGAAGATCTTCTCGGAATTCCATCATGCGCCGAACAAGGAGCTCGTTCCTTCGGAAGGCTCCATGGGCATCAACTCCGGCTGGGCCGGCGACGTGAAGTACCATCTTGGCGCGGACCGCTCCATCGAGACCGGCGCCCGCATCCTGCTGGCCAACAACCCGAGCCATCTGGAGTACGTCAACTCGGTGGTCGAGGGCTTCTCCCGCGCCGCTCAGGAAGACCGCAGCAAAGCGGGCTACCCCGTGCAGGAGCTCGACAAGTCCATCGCGATCCAGGTCCATGGCGACGCCGCGTTCCCGGGAGAAGGCATCGTTGCGGAAACGCTTAACTTCACCGGCCTCGACGGCTACCGCAATGGCGGATCCATCCATATCATCGCGAACAACCGCATCGGCTTCACGACCGACAGCAAGGATTCCCGCTCCACGCATTATGCGAGCGACCTCGCCAAAGGCTACGAAATTCCGATCGTGCATGTCAACGCGGACGATCCGGAGGCCTGCATCGCGGCCGTGCGCCTTGCCTGCGAGTACCGCAACAAGTTCAAGAAGGACTTCCTGATCGATCTTGTCGGCTACCGCCGCTACGGCCACAACGAAATGGACGATCCGGAAGGCACCCAGCCGCTCGTCTACGAGAAGGTGCGCAAGCACATGACCGTTGCAAGCCTGTACGCCGAGCGCCTCAAGGCGGAGGGAGCCCTCTCCGGAGACGAGATCAACAAGCTGATCCAGAATACGCTGCAGGAGCTTCAAGACGCCTACGACGTCATGAAGGAAAATGCGGCGAACGGCAAGCATGCCGACACAGGTCCGATTCCGGTTGCTCCGGAAAATACCGAGACGGCTGTTCCGCTCGACAGGCTGCGCGAGATCAACGCCGAGCTGCTCAAATATCCGGAGGGCTTCACCGTCTATCCGAAGCTGCAGCGCATCCTGCAGCGCCGCGGCTCCATGCTCGACCAAGGCGAGAAGGTCGACTGGGCGCTCGCCGAAACGCTGGCGTTCGCGACGATCCTTGCCGACGGCAAGCCGATCCGCATGAGCGGCCAGGATGTCGAGCGCGCGACGTTCTCGCATCGCCATATCGTGCTCAACGACCATAAGACGGGCGAGAAGTTCTCTCCGATGCACCGCTTCCCGCAGGCGAAGGCATCGTTCGCGATCCACAACAGCCCGCTGACCGAGGGCGCGGTGCTCGGCTTCGAGTACGGCTACAACGTATTCTCGCCAGAGACGTTCACGATCTGGGAAGCCCAATACGGCGACTTCGCGAACTCCGCGCAAGTCATCTTCGACCAGTTCATCTCGGCGGGCCGCACGAAATGGAAGCAGCGCTCCAGCCTCGTCATGCTGCTGCCCCACGGCTACGAAGGCCAAGGTCCGGAGCATTCCAGCGCCCGCCTCGAACGGTATCTGCAGCTGTGCGCGGAGAACAACTGGACGGTGGCGAACCTGTCCACGGCGGCCCAGTACTTCCATCTGCTCCGCCGCCAGGCTGCCTGGACCGAGCATGAGGGAGCGCGTCCGCTCGTCATGATGTCGCCGAAAAGCCTGATCCGCAACCCGCGTGTCCTGTCGCCGGGCGAGGATCTTGCGAACGGCAGCTTCAAGCTCGTTCTGGAGCAGAATGGCCTTGGCGCGAAGCCGGCTGCGGTCCGCCGCCTGATTCTGTGCTCGGGCAAGGTCGCCGTCGATCTCGAGGAAGCACTGGAATCCGCCGGAGACCAGGACATGAGCTGGCTGCATATCGTGCGCGTGGAGCAGCTGTATCCGTTCCCGCAAAAGGAAATCGCCGAAATCATCGCCCGTTACGGCAAGCTGGAAGAAATCGTATGGGTACAGGAAGAGCCGAAAAACATGGGCGCCTGGACCTTCATGGAATCCCGCATCCGCGAAGTGGCGGGCGGCAAAGCTGTCCACTATATCGGACGCCCGGACCGTTCGAGCCCGGCAAGCGGCCACCAAGACGTTCACGCCGCCGAACAACAATCCATCATCTCGCTCTCGCTGCAGCAAAAAGCGTTGAACACGATTTTACTTGGGAGGTAGAAGCAAGTGTCTGATATCAAAGTGCCTGACTTAGGCGAATCCATCTCGGAAGCAACGATCACCAAATGGCTCAAGAAAGAAGGGGAAGCCGTAGCCCAGGGCGACCTTCTTCTGGAGCTCGAAACCGATAAGGTCAACCTGGAAATCAGCGCCGATTCCAGCGGCGTGCTGAACAGCATCGTCAAAGGCGAGGGCGACACCGTCCTCGTCGGCGAGACGATCGGCGTCATCGGAGAGGGCGGCGCGGCCGCATCCGCTCCGGCCGCCGCTCCTGCGCAGCCGGTACAGACGGAAGCTCCGGTAGCGCCTGCATCCGCTCCGGCCGCAGCTGCCGCACCGGCGCCGGCGCCTGCGAACGCGAGCAGCGAAGGCTCCGCCATCGCCTCGCCGTCCGCGCGCAAGCTTGCCCGCGAGCGCGGCATCGATCTGAACCAAGTCAAAGGCACGGATCCGAACGGCCGCATCTACAACCAGGACGTGGCGAACCATGGCTCCGCTCCTGCGGCTCCAGCCGCCGCGCCGGCCAAAGCTCCAGCCGCTCCGGCGAAGCCTGGCTTCACCGAGCAGCCAGGCAAGCCGGTCGAGCGTACGAAAATGTCCCGCCGCCGCCAGACGATCGCCAAGCGCCTGGTGGAAGCCCAGCATACGGCGGCCATGCTGACGACGTTCAACGAAGTCGACATGACGGCGATCCTCGACGTGCGCAAGCGCCGCAAGGACGCCTTCAAGGAGAAGAACGAAGTCGGCCTCGGCTTCATGTCCTTCTTCACGAAGGCTGTCGTCGGCGCGCTGAAGAAATATCCGCTGCTCAACGCGGAAATCGACGGCGACGATCTGATCCTCAAGAAATACTATGACATCGGCATCGCCGTCGCGGCTCCGGACGGCCTCGTCGTTCCGGTCGTGCGCGACGCCGACCGCCTCGGCTTCGCCGGCATCGAGAAATCGATCTCCGAGCTTGCTGGCAAAGCCCGCAAAAATACGCTGGCTCTCTCCGATCTTCAAGGAGGCACGTTCACGATCACGAACGGCGGCGTCTTCGGCTCCCTGCTGTCGACTCCGATCCTGAACGCTCCGCAGGTCGGCATCCTGGGCATGCACAAGATCCAGATCCGTCCTGTAGCCATCGACGACGTGCGCATGGAGAACCGTCCGATGATGTACATCGCCCTGTCCTACGACCACCGCATCGTGGACGGCGCCGAAGCGGTCCGCTTCCTCGTGACCGTCAAGGAACTGCTGGAAGATCCGGAATCCCTTCTTCTCGAAGGCTGATGCAACCCGGTAAATAGACAAGCCCGGAGATGCCATGGCATCTCCGGGCTTTTTATATGGTTCCTTGATTATCCCTTACATCTTGCGGTTGCAGTACAGGAGCAGAACGACATACCCGGCCCCGATGCAGACGAGGAGGTAGGACATTTCGGGAAGGTTGATGACGCCGACAAAAAAAACGACGACGCTGGCGATGAGATTGTACATGGCGATGGTCCGGTACAGCTTGTCGCGGTCCCGGATGCGGCCGGGCGCGAATGCGGCGAGCAGCCATGGGGTGCGTCTGACGCCGGTGAAATAGGCGACGGCATAAATGATCAGAGCGAGCAGCAGCAGATACACATTCATGGTGGCTGTATCCCCTTGTTGATGAGCTGGATCAGGCGGCCGGTGAGCGCGCTGTATCCTATATTATACGTCGGCATTCCAGGATGTGGGAATGGTTTTTATTGCGAAAAATCGGAATAAAGCCGGCCGCTGCCGCATAGGAATGTACGGGGAGCCAAGCTTGAACCGCCTGTTCATGGGAGAGGATGCCGGCCGATGGAAGCATGTCTTCGGGAGGCGGCACTTATGGGCACGGACACTTTGATTGCGCTGCTGGCGCTGGTTGTATCGATCATCCAGCTGGCCGGGCGCAACGGCAAGCTGTAACGGCTGCACCGCAGGCGGGCAGGGAACCAGCGTGGTTCCCTGCCCGCTTTTTGGCGCGG encodes:
- the odhB gene encoding 2-oxoglutarate dehydrogenase complex dihydrolipoyllysine-residue succinyltransferase, translated to MSDIKVPDLGESISEATITKWLKKEGEAVAQGDLLLELETDKVNLEISADSSGVLNSIVKGEGDTVLVGETIGVIGEGGAAASAPAAAPAQPVQTEAPVAPASAPAAAAAPAPAPANASSEGSAIASPSARKLARERGIDLNQVKGTDPNGRIYNQDVANHGSAPAAPAAAPAKAPAAPAKPGFTEQPGKPVERTKMSRRRQTIAKRLVEAQHTAAMLTTFNEVDMTAILDVRKRRKDAFKEKNEVGLGFMSFFTKAVVGALKKYPLLNAEIDGDDLILKKYYDIGIAVAAPDGLVVPVVRDADRLGFAGIEKSISELAGKARKNTLALSDLQGGTFTITNGGVFGSLLSTPILNAPQVGILGMHKIQIRPVAIDDVRMENRPMMYIALSYDHRIVDGAEAVRFLVTVKELLEDPESLLLEG
- a CDS encoding aldehyde dehydrogenase family protein, producing MIQTTKLWIGGKWVEGSRTEPLHAPYGGERLAEIGYASEEQAAQAVIAARDAFRDFRAEPAHRRSSILYQAADLLERRSAEAAEIAALEAGKPIKAARAEIARTVQTYLFAAEAARNLRGETIPMDAAPRGEGRRAMLGREPVGVVSAITPFNFPFNLVAHKVGPAIAAGNAIVLKPAEQTPLSALLLAELFEEAGLPDGVLNIIPGSGKELGETLSSHPDIAFVTFTGSPEVGRQIRAQAGLRKVTLELGSNSPLLVDRGFSTEELVRIADEAAAGAFAYNGQVCISVQRVLVHEEHVEEFTELLAERARKLTAGDPLDERTDITPLINRRAADRLKSWLERAKEGGARVRCGGSFDGSLMMPAVLTDVPENAELSCEEAFGPVAVVAPFGSWEEAIAAANRSKFGLQAGVFTKNMEHALQAADRLHCGGVMINDVPTFRLDHMPYGGVKDSGSGREGVRYAMEEMTEPKLVSFRSGFFEN
- a CDS encoding 2-oxoglutarate dehydrogenase E1 component, which codes for MTDESNTKRQWNDYFGPNLGYVQEQYERYSSDPESVDPSFRDLFAELGEPPADFAPAAVHSAAPSGQVSVDVSLLKKLAAAEKLVGNIRTYGHLAANTDPLGLRASSDTRLVEPATFDLTESDLSRFPASILWDHAPASVTNGWQAIQQLRKSYTQSIGFEFSHVHTETERDWLSAKAESGIANSSLNPDERKALLDLLIHVEQFEAYLHRTFVGQKRFSVEGVDMLIPVIDEIVRQSVQNGAEHVLMGMAHRGRLNVLAHVLRKPYAKIFSEFHHAPNKELVPSEGSMGINSGWAGDVKYHLGADRSIETGARILLANNPSHLEYVNSVVEGFSRAAQEDRSKAGYPVQELDKSIAIQVHGDAAFPGEGIVAETLNFTGLDGYRNGGSIHIIANNRIGFTTDSKDSRSTHYASDLAKGYEIPIVHVNADDPEACIAAVRLACEYRNKFKKDFLIDLVGYRRYGHNEMDDPEGTQPLVYEKVRKHMTVASLYAERLKAEGALSGDEINKLIQNTLQELQDAYDVMKENAANGKHADTGPIPVAPENTETAVPLDRLREINAELLKYPEGFTVYPKLQRILQRRGSMLDQGEKVDWALAETLAFATILADGKPIRMSGQDVERATFSHRHIVLNDHKTGEKFSPMHRFPQAKASFAIHNSPLTEGAVLGFEYGYNVFSPETFTIWEAQYGDFANSAQVIFDQFISAGRTKWKQRSSLVMLLPHGYEGQGPEHSSARLERYLQLCAENNWTVANLSTAAQYFHLLRRQAAWTEHEGARPLVMMSPKSLIRNPRVLSPGEDLANGSFKLVLEQNGLGAKPAAVRRLILCSGKVAVDLEEALESAGDQDMSWLHIVRVEQLYPFPQKEIAEIIARYGKLEEIVWVQEEPKNMGAWTFMESRIREVAGGKAVHYIGRPDRSSPASGHQDVHAAEQQSIISLSLQQKALNTILLGR
- a CDS encoding class I SAM-dependent methyltransferase gives rise to the protein MYIADQWKDYELIDTGDGDKLERWGDVTLRRPDPQIIWPYRGDRRSWTNADGHYHRSSAGGGQWDFSKQLPDKWTVSYGELKFNIKPTNFKHTGLFPEQAVNWSWMMEKIRGAGRPVRVLNLFAYTGGATVAAGAAGADVCHVDAAKGMVQWAKENAQLSGLADRPIRYITDDVFKFVQREQRRGSKYDAIIMDPPSYGRGPGGEMWKLESSLFPFLESCMEILTDNPLFLLINSYTTGLSPQVLHNLLHMTAGKRFGGSINCGEIGLPIGASGLVLPCGILGRWEA
- a CDS encoding helix-turn-helix transcriptional regulator, producing the protein MTLTMGDRLRELRLNKNMSQEEVSKKIGITRSAYSHYEINNRQPVYETLIKLAAFFEVSLDYMIGGEQNQSEAQVAPETVEMLRILNGMDAEKRQRSIDRMMDVLKQAE